In Aspergillus fumigatus Af293 chromosome 4, whole genome shotgun sequence, one genomic interval encodes:
- a CDS encoding thioredoxin-like protein 1 produces MSGLVHISSKEQFSTLLSTSKFVVADFYADWCGPCKAIAPAYEQLAKQLSRPNRITFTKVNVDQQQDIARAYGITAMPTFIVFQQGRPISTVRGADPKALSDAVRKLADEANKNDNSASGEASGDLSGGNGWIGAAVPKGYSDITDQHDPKGLELLNWDSDFGTAKTLFDPSKPSALSNNGKRKEGAPADWVESDTDEQLMLFIPFQSTLKVHSLQVTSLASPSEDDDEAPMRPKTIQLYTNRSHVLGFDEADDITPVQTVTIQPEDWDPKTATAKIDLRFVKFQNVTSLVLFFVDGDGDSEKLRVDRIRIFGEAGEKREMGKLEKIGDEPGE; encoded by the exons ATGTCGGGACTTGTCCACATCTCCTCGAAGGAGCAATTCTCCACGCTTCTATCAACTTCCAAGTTTGTTGTCGCAGACT TCTACGCAGACTGGTGCGGACCATGCAAAGCTATCGCCCCCGCGTACGAGCAGCTGGCCAAACAGCTTTCGCGCCCGAACCGGATTACCTTCACCAAGGTCAACgttgaccagcagcaagacaTTGCCCGTGCATATGGAATTACAGC AATGCCCACCTTCATCGTTTTCCAGCAAGGCCGCCCCATCTCCACCGTCCGCGGCGCAGACCCCAAAGCCCTCTCCGACGCTGTCCGCAAGCTCGCCGATGAAGCAAACAAGAACGACAACTCCGCCTCCGGCGAGGCCTCAGGTGATCTTAGCGGCGGCAACGGCTGGATCGGCGCCGCCGTGCCCAAGGGATACAGCGATATCACGGACCAGCACGACCCCAAGGGCCTGGAGTTGCTGAATTGGGATAGCGACTTCGGCACCGCGAAGACGCTTTTCGATCCGTCGAAGCCGTCTGCGCTGAGTAACAacgggaagaggaaggaaggCGCCCCCGCGGACTGGGTGGAGAGCGATACCGACGAGCAGCTGATGCTTTTCATTCCGTTCCAGTCAACGCTCAAGGTCCATTCGCTCCAGGTGACTTCGCTTGCGTCTCCGTcggaggacgacgacgaggccCCGATGCGTCCGAAGACTATTCAGCTGTACACTAACCGCTCGCATGTCCTTGGGTTCGACGAGGCGGATGACATCACGCCGGTGCAGACTGTGACGATTCAGCCTGAGGATTGGGATCCCAAGACGGCGACGGCGAAGATCGATTTGCGGTTTGTCAAGTTCCAGAACGTCACATCCTTGGTTCTCTTCTTCGTTGATGGGGATGGAGACAGCGAGAAGCTCCGCGTGGATAGAATCAGGATCTTTGGCGAGGCCGGCGAGAAGAGAGAAATGGGCAAACTCGAGAAGATTGGAGATGAGCCGGGCGAATAA
- the dph4 gene encoding diphthamide biosynthesis protein 4 translates to MIKSQTPRHDYYHILNLPFTTPPAALSKQQLKIAYHKALLKHHPDKAISVAATPARTHTHDTKTAYRSSPDRNADTSPTFTIDEITAAYKTLSDPALRAEYDRVLRLERVTAGKGDKGAEAAFHTGLEVVDLEDLVCEEMGDGEGLLCWYRGCRCGDERGFMVTEKDLEKEAEHGEVVIGCRGCSLWMKILFAMEEGDG, encoded by the coding sequence ATGATCAAATCCCAGACCCCGCGACATGATTACTACCATATTCTCAACCTCCCATTTACAACACCCCCAGCAGCCTTATCCAAACAACAACTCAAAATCGCATATCACAAAGCTCTCCTGAAACATCACCCGGACAAAGCGATTTCAGTCGCAGCCACTCCCGcacgcacacacacacacgaTACGAAAACCGCTTACCGCTCAAGTCCCGACCGCAACGCTGATACCTCTCCGACATTCACCATCGACGAGATAACAGCAGCTTACAAGACGCTTTCTGACCCTGCCCTGCGGGCGGAATATGATCGTGTCCTCCGACTTGAGCGGGTGACGGCGGGGAAGGGGGACAAGGGCGCGGAGGCAGCGTTTCATACAGGTCTCGAGGTAGTTGATTTGGAGGATCTTGTATGTGAGGAGATGGGCGATGGGGAGGGACTACTGTGCTGGTATCGGGGGTGCCGGTGTGGAGATGAGAGGGGGTTCATGGTTACCGAGAAGGATTTAGAGAAGGAGGCTGAGCATGGTGAGGTTGTGATCGGGTGCCGGGGGTGTAGTCTCTGGATGAAGATTTTGTTTGCGATGGAGGAGGGCGATGGTTGA